Below is a window of Candidatus Cloacimonadaceae bacterium DNA.
AAGAATAACTCACAGGATTCACGCGTATCCAGTGGCTTGTTGATCTGCACGAAAACTTCGCTTGGGGGGACATACTATGGAGGGGTGTAGCGCTATCGCAAAAAGTGGCAACCTAGTGTCAACTATATTAGGACTTGACAATTTTAGGCGCAAACTGTTTTTAGGTTAACAGATAATCCTCTTGTAGTTATTTGTGAAAAAAACAATTCACGCTATGGGGAATATGTGAAAGAGAGTATCGAAAGTATCCGCATCATGCTGAAAGATGGACTATTCAAGGCTGAACAGCAGGTCCGTTTTTCGATGAGAGGAAAGCTGTGTCTTGAGCTTGGGTGGGACGTGCGGAATCAAGATAAATCCCGATCAGGATATCCCCTGAACATGATGATTGCTTACCATAAAACAGGCAAAAAGAAGAAGATATGAACCAAACACAACACAGCCAAATCGTAAATTTCATCTGGAATATTGCAGATTCCGTGCTCAAAGACGTCTATGTCCGGGGTAAATACCGGGATGTGATCCTGCCCATGACGGTTATACGCAGGTTGGACGTGCTCCTCGAACTCACCAAGCAGGATGTTCTAAAGCTCAAGGAGCAGCTTGATAAAGCCGGAATAGTGAATCAAAATGCAGCCCTGTGCAATGCCTCCAAACAAGCCTTTTTCAACACCTCTCCCTTCACCCTGCGAGACCTGAAAGCCCGAGCCAAGCAGCAGCAGCTAAAAGCAGATTTCGAAACTTATCTCGATGGCTTTTCTCCCAATGTGCAAGATATTCTGGAGAATTTCAAGGTCCGCAATCAAATCCCCACCTTGGTTCAAGCTGATGTTCTGGGTTTCTTGATCGAGAAGTTTATGGATACCACTATCAATCTGGCTCCCATTCGCATTACAGATAGCAGTGGCAGAGAGATTCATCCCGCTCTGGACAACCACTCCATGGGGACAGTATTTGAAGAGTTGATCCGTAAGTTTAACGAAGAGAACAATGAGGAAGCCGGAAAACACTTTACCCCCTGGGATGTGGTAAATCTGATGGCTGATTTGGTGCTGAAACCGATAGAAAACCAAATTGAATCCGGCACATACCTGGTCTATGATGGTGCCTGCGGCACAGGCGGAATGCTAACCGTGGCAGAGGATAGGCTCAAATCTATTGCTCATAACCAAGGCAAGGAAGTGGCTATCCACCTCTATGGGCAGGAGGTCAATCCCGAAACTTATGCTATCACCAAAGCAGACCTAATCATCAAAGGTGAAGGAGCCGAAGCCGAGAACTTCATGTATGGCTCTACCCTCTCAAAAGATGGCTTTCCCTCTCACAGCTTTGACTTCATGCTCTCCAATCCTCCCTACGGCAAGGACTGGAGCGGAGACCAATCTAAAATGGGTGGAAAAAAAGAAATCACGGACAGCCGTTTTATCGTAAATCATGCCGGAAACCCGGAGTATCAGATGATCACCCGCTCCAGTGACGGACAGATGATGTTCCTTGCCAGTATGCTCTCCAAAATGAAACATAATACCAAGCTGGGTAGCCGGATAGCAGAAGTGCACAATGGCTCTGCGTTATTTACCGGTGATGCCGGACAGGGGGAAAGCAATATCCGCAGGTGGATTATCGAAAACGACTGGCTGGAAGCAATAGTTCAGCTACCAGATAACATCTTTTACAACACCGGCATCAGCACCTATATCTGGCTACTCACAAACCGCAAGGCGGAGCATCGCAAAGGCAAAATCCAACTGATAGACGCCAGCAAATGGTACAACCCCTTACGCAGGAACCTGGGTAAACGCAACAGAGAAATGACTGAAGAGCATATTGCTATGATAACTGATGTGTTTATTAATTTCAAAGAGACCGCGGAATCCAAGATATTCTCCAATGCAGCTTTTGGCTATTGGAAGATCACTGTGGAAAGACCCTTGAAAGTAAAAGGGAATGATCCTAATATAGCCTATTCAGCCAAAGAAACCAAAGAGCTGAAAGATAGTGGAATGGTCTCCGAAGATGGCAATCCGCTAA
It encodes the following:
- a CDS encoding class I SAM-dependent DNA methyltransferase translates to MNQTQHSQIVNFIWNIADSVLKDVYVRGKYRDVILPMTVIRRLDVLLELTKQDVLKLKEQLDKAGIVNQNAALCNASKQAFFNTSPFTLRDLKARAKQQQLKADFETYLDGFSPNVQDILENFKVRNQIPTLVQADVLGFLIEKFMDTTINLAPIRITDSSGREIHPALDNHSMGTVFEELIRKFNEENNEEAGKHFTPWDVVNLMADLVLKPIENQIESGTYLVYDGACGTGGMLTVAEDRLKSIAHNQGKEVAIHLYGQEVNPETYAITKADLIIKGEGAEAENFMYGSTLSKDGFPSHSFDFMLSNPPYGKDWSGDQSKMGGKKEITDSRFIVNHAGNPEYQMITRSSDGQMMFLASMLSKMKHNTKLGSRIAEVHNGSALFTGDAGQGESNIRRWIIENDWLEAIVQLPDNIFYNTGISTYIWLLTNRKAEHRKGKIQLIDASKWYNPLRRNLGKRNREMTEEHIAMITDVFINFKETAESKIFSNAAFGYWKITVERPLKVKGNDPNIAYSAKETKELKDSGMVSEDGNPLIRKVLAEGAQPNHSLGLFEIEINGQKRVVEYEPDSELRDTEQVSLLEEGGIKAFFQREVLPYAPDAWIDEDKTKIGYEISFTKHFYKPTPMRTIQEIVKDIEALEKEGDGLLKSILRDLSSEEES